TCTTTGTATTTATGATTTGAGCCTGGGTACTTCCAGAAGGACTCTTGTACGCAGGAGCAGCTTCTGGGAACTGAATCACGTTGCATCGCGGGACCTCATTCTGAGGAAAGGACATCAGACCCTGAGCTGTGGGCAATAAAACAAGAGGATGGTTGGCGCTTAAATCATCCTGCTTGGgcaggagtgttttttttttgtatgacagGAAGAAGAGACTTCTTCTTAATGAGCTTcttttttaagaaaagaaaatccaaCAAACAACTCTTTGTGAAACTATGAAACAGTTCATTTCAGTCTAAAAAGGGCAACCTGTTTTTAAgatgaaaatgcatttgctgTTCTCGTGTTGATATAAATTACTATGATAATGCCAATAAGATACAGCTTCTGAATGTGTAGTGTACTACTGCTGTACATATATCAACAGAAAAACGGTAATCAaggttgtttttaatttttctttctttttttccatttttttttttttcagagaaaaaaaaaactcataaacCTCCCTCAACAAGGTATACCTCAGTTCCACATCTGAAAAATAATGCTCTCTTTAAGAAAAATGATATGATCGGTTTGGTGTTGAAACACATTAAGAGGCAGATGAAAACTGAATTTTGTGAGATGAAAACCAGTATGCCAATAGAGAAAACGATTACTGGCCATATATACactccagtgtttttttttttttgtttgttttttttttgccttctgaTTTCTCTTTTaaagtttcttttctttcatttctattGTGTACCATTACCTATCTTTCTGGTTTTAATTGGACTATTGGAATTATTTTTATGTAACACGCTTTGTTTTGGAGCTGCTTTCTGAAATCAACCCCTGATGAAAAAGTTATGAATGAATGCAGAGGGGAAACCACAAATCTTTTAGGTTTGCTGTGTCAGTTCATTGTCTCCCAACTGTCTGCTGGccctttttgatttttttttattttttttttccccaaaatctTTCGCACCCTCTGTGAAACCCCCTGCTGTGTGCTATGACACTGGTATATGTAGCTCTAGACCCCTTCGGTTTGGACGCCTCGTCTGGCTCTCTGTTTATGAAATGACCATTCAAGGTCTGTTGTTATCACTGTGTGATCAGCCTCAGGTAGCTTTGTGTCTCCCccttgcaacacacacacacacacacacttctccatCTGTTCAGAGACACAGGCGACTGCTCCTTTGCTTATTCTGGTGCCATTGTAAACACCCTCACCTCCAGTACTGTTGGTGTGGTGAAGGACACAGCAGTCCCTCCTcacctctgcaaaaaaaaaaaaaaaaaaaacattatatgaTCAAACAGGAATAGAAAACATATTACTGCCTTGCGATTTCTGTGTTGCATTTGCATCTTGAAATACATGgatttaattttttccccctcttttatTGTGGTGCCAGTGTGAATGCTTAGTGTTGGTTGGGTTTGaagggttaattttattttttccctccccccTTTATCCCGAGTGACTACGACATTGATCTctgcttttctcttctcttcatgGACACATCAGCTGTTTTGCAACATTCAGAAACATCAACAATGTTCAGGGATACAGTACTATGCTTTTCTAAGTTCAAGTTATTATGCAAGCAGTGCGACGCCGCAGTAGATTTTTTCACACGActgtagcattttttttttttttttaaacaaacaaaaaaaaaacctctaaaCTCCTCAAAACAGTATTttccttattatttattttgcagaatgAGGCCTGATGTGAAGTGTATAAGGCAGGTgccaacgttttttttttttttctcttcagtAAAAACACTATGACTCCTACCCTTTTGAGGTTTTTGTACCCGACACCTGCGCATACCGTGCGAGTGTGGTTGCTTTTGGTTTAGTGGGTTGATGGTGCTATGAAGTGGTGTGTTTGTTTGGGGTTATTGGTTTCAGAGAGACCAACTTGGTGCAAAGGGCAAATCGGTAGAGAGAGGCTCAAGTGTAATCAGCGCTGCGTcagtctccatctccatcatcGTCCTCGTTTTCAGAAGAGAGTCTGTCAAGCCAGTAGTGTTTCACTCGGCCAACCCCTGACCTTAGCTACTAGTTGCTCAGATACACCTAGGTACTTTTGTGGGTGTCATCGATGCcccttctggaaaaaaaaaacaaaaaaaaacaatcagcaCCCGGGACTGTCTGTCTCTGGGTGGTCActactgtacagtacaggctcCTGTTACTATTGAGACATGAGCTTCATCCTACAAGAAAATAATTCCACTTTCTCTTTGGTGAAATCCAGCGTTGGCTGCAGACTATGGCAATgcacatttatgtaaatatgaatgtttttaGATTGTGAATAAAGCATGATGTTTCTATTATTTTCAAAGCTAtcacaaaagcaaaaacaaagtCCTTTATAAGAAGTAATAATTATTCCATAagattttactgtttattttcTATACCTATTTGaattgtgttaatttatgtttgGCCCAGTCACATATGATGGTGATTAGTTTTCCCTGTTTTCATATGTTTTTATTCTCCCCCTTTTAATTAACAAATAATGGTCAGATGAATTCTTGAACACCCTGAGTATAAATTCTAGTTTACCTCGGCACATCCAAGCTGACATAAATGGCATTGACTAGCGTTGGAACAGTGTTGCAGCAGTGTTGTCAGAGCGTTGTTTTTGACCTGACCAGCAGTGTTTTTCTACAAACGCATTACCTCTGAAACGCGGCTCACATGCGTCCGCTCAAGCTCTCAGTATCTGCCGATATTGGGCCCGTCTGAAGCACAGGCGGTCTGACCACCTTTTCACAAATATGGACTTGCCATTTTTAATTGCTTTGAAAAGTATTTCACAAACTGTTTCAAAGGCTTggttgaaagtgattgttaaatattgtacagaaaataaaattgtatgCTATTCCCTTAAAATAAAGTATAGTGACTGCTCTAAGTTATGAGTCATGTCTTGTGATAAATCAATCGCTGGCCTTTACCATtagaaaaatgatcattttattatgTATGAAAAGTCGATAAATACAAGAACAGATTTCTGTCAGAGGCTTTAAGAATTCAACATGTACATGAAGACATGTCACGCAAATGCAGATGCTGCCCACTGTTTGACATCAGTGGGGCATTGTGGGTATCTCTGCAAGGATTCCATGATCTGGCTGTGGTCCAGCAGAAGCTTCATCAGCTGGTACTCCCTCTGGATCTTGGTGGTGGATGCCTCCATTGGCTTAACGAGCTCAAGCTGCTGGAGATGTTCAAAGGCCTGAAACACAGAGAACACCTTTCCCCATAAGACCGTGTGGGCGTTCCAGTGACTTGAATAGTGAAGTCGTAATAATGTTGCTGTTTTCAACACGTATCTCTTTTAATACAGGATTACTGAACCTACAATTATTTAAACTATTTTGTTATTTAAGGTTATAATTGAAACGACATTagaagaagaggaggtggaAGATACACAACATTGCAGGCTGAGGCTGAATATTGCTTCGCATGATTGCGTCCACTAGATGGGGGTCTACACACAGAATACAGCTTGGTCAGTGATAAGCTCTTACCTTCATGACAACAGGtttttcaaaattatgaatggAACGAGATTTACGGCTTATAAACTTCTtgaattctgtaaaaaaaaaaaaatatatatatatatatacatacatacacacacacacagacacaattaaTAAACATTCAAATACAATCTTAGCACTGCAGGTCAAATCATGTTACCGTTATAAACCATCTGGAAGTTGAATGGCTCTCCTTCGTAGATTTCATTCAGATGCTTCATAGCAATGATTAGACAAAGTTCCAGAATCGACAGACCTAAGGAGAATCGGTGAGACGTTGCTGTACATCACTGGAGCTCCAGTTCCACTGATCAGATTTCAACAATTCATACAAAGACTGCCCACATGTGAAAATATATAGACTGGGAATTAATATTGtaacaataaatacattacCATCAATTCTCTCTACAGAAGCAAACCACCTGCACTGGAGTGTTATCTGCAGCAGGTAGTGTAAGAAGGTATTAGCTAAATTCAGATGGTTTCTAGACTTCAAGGTGATGAGGACAAACCcccatacatttaaatgtggaCAGGTTACATATAAAGTCATGGCCTGTGCACAATGAACCAAATgaactatatatacacacatataaatgcAGCACAACCATAGCAGCATATCACTCTTACATGGCCAGCCTAATCACAGCCTCTCACCATGCAGAATGTTTGCCTTGTAGTCAGCGGCACACAAGCGTCTGGCCTCTACCAGGTCTGTTGGCTGAATGGCAGGGCTGGATGTGGTGACCCGACTCAGAGCTAGGAGCTGAATACACAGTGCAAACAAATGTTGTTGCCTCTTATATGCTTACAACAACAAACGCAATCTCCAATGCTATTTCAGCATCTTGCAATGCATTATAAAACATTGATTGCAATGTGTCATGGTTTAATTATATGCCAGACTTACCAGCAGCACATGAAGTGAACGAAAATCCTTGCtgatattgaaatgtttttgtaagaCGTCTTCTACTGACTTGTCTTCGGTGAGTTTCTGTAAGGGGGCAAAGGTAAAGCATGGGCACAAAACATCCATACCTTTAATAGGATCAGCGTAAACATCCCAAACCCCACATCATGTGCCTCACCCTGACACTGTTGTTCCACTCCTCAGAGAACCGCGAGTCGGGGAAGTCAGAAGGCAAGCTGAGCTGGGTACAGACCACCTCAAGGTACTGTCGAAAAGTGAGTGCGCTCAGCAGATGGATCTGCCTGTGGGAGAACCTTGATTTCACCCtcttctccagcagctccagaacATCCTGACAGATAAAATGAGAAAACTTAGGCTACTAATTAGAAcccattaatatattaaaatgagcTAACTCATTATGTGCAGTTGGACTTCTGTTCAAAGATGTCTGGAATAATAGCATAGTTGCTAATGCGCATTGATTGTGTCAAGATGCAAATTGTGTCAAGATGGCACAAGATGACTTGAGAACAACATGGGTTTCCCTATGGACAGCTCTACGGAGAACACACCAGGCGACATGTAAGGCCAACCACAGCGACTGGAGCCTGAGCAGACTGGGACACATCTAGCAGATTGTAGAGCAACGTCTGGTTCTTGTGGTGTGCAAAGAGGTCAAACTCATCCAAGATGAAAAACACAGGTCGACTGCTGCTTCGATTACCTGGtgcaaatttgtattttttaattcagataatatatgaaataaaataaatgtcatacaTAGAAATATCATCTGCAGAAATGTGAACTGATATTCTATATCTTCACACTAAAATACCTTTCTTCAATGCTTCCAGAAGGAAAGCCAAATTCTCAGCAAAACTgccctgaaataaaatgtaaaaaaaatcacgtgTTTAGTAACACTTTAACAAACAATAATGTCTTCAATATGAATGCATTACTTACAAAAACTTTATCACCAACAACGTTTTCCAAATTCAGCTGTCTTGTAATTTCTTTGAGCGCAATCCTGTCATCTGTCTGCAGCAAACCTGCAGAAGGACATGTCACCACTCACTAAGAGCAAATATTACCTTATgatggtaaaataaaatattaccacaaatttacctttttttttttttaaggccctACCATTTAAGTGAACTTGTAGAACGTTCTTGTTCACATCCTTCTCTTCAAGCAGCTCTCTCAGAACATAACTGAGAAGCTGggaataaaatacattacaaaaTACACAGTCAGTAGACAACTAACTTATTAATTTGGTGAATAGCAGAGAGTGGACAGGTGggctctctcacaaacacacagaccctGTTATTAATACCATTGTCTTCCCTGATCCCCTGGGTCCCACGATGAGTACAGAGTTACTCTCTCCATGAACGGCCGTCCTCCTCAGCAGCTCTAGCAGGTGCCTGAAACAGCAGCATTCCCAGAGTCTGGGTAACTCTACCCAGGAGCCAGAGCTGCCGCTACACGACACTGACAGCAGCAGGTGCGGGGCCTCGGAGTGAGGACACAATATGACCGCAACAAGGGAGCAAAGCATCACACAACACCTACTTGTGTTGAGAGTCCAGTCCCGCTGGCATAGCCGGGACGTCCTGATGACAAAACCTCCTTCTTAAGATTTTCTGAGCCTGCAAAGCAAGTGATAAGcataatacaatattaataacaccactaataataacaaaactaataataattacaaaaaactaACATCCACACCTGAGAGAGACATTCTCCAAGCAACATGTGTGTTTCTCTTGACTTTCTCTTGCTCATGACGTCATACCTGTTAGAAACCCAAGAATACgacggataaaaaaaaagactgaatagTATAGGATTTAATTaggatttaatttaattaagtgAAAGTATTCATTCAAACGATGAATAATAAATTTtattagcagaaaaaaaatacatatacagtaaATGTTGACTTCACACCGACCACGGGGCATTTTAAATGAAGACTGAAATTTGAAAAACGAAAGCTCAAACTGCGGCGCGAATTTGGACATGAATTTTAATGCCGCCCCGTCTAGGACTTAAGCAGTTTTAGCCAACCTGCCGTCGGAACTTGTCAGACGACGAGCGCTTGCACAAAAAGACGCACCGACATGTATCGTCTATCGGTATCTTACCCTGGACACTCAGCGCTAGCCCGCCGCCTCGCATAACTAGCAGGCGGCTGGTCTTTTCACTCAAAAAGACTGTCATGTAACTTACAGACGAAGCGTTCCTCCTAGGTCCACGCCGTAAATTTCTCGTTTTCCCGCGCCACTTGTGAACTTTCAACCCgcactcttaaaaaaaaaaaagaaagaaacacactcacacgcagGGAACAGTGTGTTTCCGAGACCTTACAGAGACTACACAGCGCCGAGAAGAGCGACTCTGCCTCCACATCCGGGTTCCAGCGCAAAGTTCACAACGAGGCCGGCGGCGAGTGCAAGAAGGGTTCACGTAGGTTTCGTTTAGGCTGTTTCCTACCGTGCACGCCCTCctaatttatttaattcttcCGTTCCTAGGAAGCCCGGTTCTCCTTTACAACGTTCACAAATTCTACTGGGTGCGACCTTAAAAGTGCTTCATCTAGTATATAAATGATGTGCAACCACAATACGTTGcaaatattaatttgtttaaacGTGTTTTGTGCGTTATTTCtatatcattttatatttatttgtatgtgtaaTGTCAACTGCGTGTGGATTTTGCCAATTTATTGCTGCAAATAAAGTGCTCTTAGATGCTTTCAGAAATGCTCAAATAACTTGTCTAATGAAAACGACGCACGTTTTGATGGCTCTTGCAGCTGTAGCGTCTTTGATCTTTGTATCCTGTCATCTCCGAGCCCATGCTGGAACAACCCCTTCCCCGCCAGGCTCCTTGCGGCGGCGGCGCAGGCGCAATCCGGAGCTCCGTCTTTCTACCCCGAGCCCAGGGAGAACCAGCGAAGGCAGCGGATGGGGAGGCTTTCTTCgtttctgctttttaaaggGACAGCCGTGATTTGGCGGGGAGCGCGAACGAACTGCTTTCGGCATCAGCAGTCGTCCGGGAAACTTGTTTAACGCGGGAGAGATGCGGCTCGCCACTGCCGGGGGGTAGAAATTAGGAGGAAGGATCCCCACAGCTGCCTCTCCTTTCGCTGTCTCTGGCTCGGATCCCCTCTGGCTAACGTTAGCTCCCCCTTTTCCCGGTGCCTCTGCCTTGGCCCTGGTCGGAGACATTTCAGTGGACAGGGCTCAAATAAAGATAGAAAGCGGGGAGACCAACTTGTTCGTTTCGTTTTTTTTGAGCATGTCCCGCCGCCTCAGGCCACCGAGGACTGTTTGAGGTACGTGGCGTTTGCGTCGCCTCCGTCTGTttgaaaatgttgttgtttttctccactcgtgttgtgtgtgtgtttttttcctccctcttgcTCCCACTGCTGGGTCAGGCCACCAGGCTAGCTAGGGTGCTAAGTAGCTAAGCTACCTTGTTAGCTCACGATGCTAATAAAGCTAGCAATCCTACTCCGTTTCTGTGGGATGTAGCCCGGGCCATAGCACTATGGCGCGGCATTTACCGCGCACTGCACTGTCATCGCGCCGAACAAATGTCAGCTGCTCACCTTTCATTCTTCTCGGCATGATCATTTTCGCTCTTGGCTTGTAATAGCCTTTTAAATTACGTTAGCTTAGCCTCCGTGCTAGACAGCGGCAGTTGCAGCTCTGTGTTATCTGGCCAACACTGCCTTTCTTTACGGTTCCCCCCTTCTAAATGCTGTACgaatgagttgtgtgtgtgggggttcGCGTTTTCTCTAGAGGAGAAACCAAGTCGGTGTTTTTGCGCGTTCTGGAAAAGTGGGGAGTCTCAACAGCTTCCAGCTCTGGCGAACGCTGGGCTGCTACGGAGCCACAGACGAGTTAGCGACGTTCGGCTAACGCCTGAAAAGGTACACGCAGATGATGCGTGTTAGCATCACCCACAACAACTACTGACACCCTGCACAGATTAAAGAGATTCGTTCGGGATCCGTTTAGAACACGGGAACATTCTCTTAGGtcgcataaaaaaaataaatagcctCATCTCTCGCTGCTGCATGGCCATGACACTTTAACGCAATTGTATGTGTGATGTTCTtgaaaattctctctctctctcttctctcatatatatatatttatatctacaGTTTGATGTGTGACAGATGTCTGGCTTTCTATACAGAACTGCTGCGTGTTGTTGCCGTTCCTGTGTGCTAGTGTCTTTGGGGCTGCGAGTAACAAAATATGGGTGATGTTTCATTCATTGGATGCTACTTGCCTTTCCATCACATACATATTTCTTACGCGCCTCCTTCCTCCCACACACCACAAAGCTCGTCGCTTTTATTCACGCGTAGCGCGGGCAGCCTTGATTTTACTCTTAATCTGGCTCGTTGTCTGTGCAGGTTCAGGAACTGCGAGCAGCCTTCTGTGTGATCTGTTGAGTCTCTGCTTCGTGTTGTTCCAGGATGCTCTTTCGTGTCCGGTGAGGCGAAATGCGTGGATGCAGGCAACAGCAACCTGTTCACAGGCCGTCGACGCTGCGTTTCTCGTTGTCTGCCATTATAGGCTTCATGTTGAAGGACTTCCATGTGGCCCTTCGACTTCTAATTGTActtcctggatttttttcttacttaaagtggaggagctgaagattTAGTTTCTGCAGTaaacccccctcctcctccctcattGCTTTAAACATGGATTTTTTCAGTGATGCCAGTTTCAGACTCACATTCTGCACTTCAGTACATTCTAGAGGATGCTGTTTTCAGCTGGAGCTTATGTAACATTTGGTTTtgaatttaatatattttaattcttttatttatgccaagtgtgtgcgcatgttttagtgttttttttgttttgttgttttttgtgcaTTCCGATATCAGATCTGCACGAGGGGTTTTTGGGCCATTCTCTAGTGAAACAAATGCTAAAATTGTTTCTGTAATATTTCCAAATTTTTCTTATATTTAAGATGTTAAGTGAAACGATTGTcgttgtgatgcacagcacatggtgacacaactaaatgtgtcctctgcttctaacaatcacccttggtgagcaggcgcctggggaccagtgtgtggggacagtgcatggggacagtgctttgctcagtagcaccttatGGGTttattacgggtccatttccttacccgccaggccatcACTTCCccactgttaaacttaacagtTAAAAGTGTAGCTTTAgctgtgcatcacaccatcttggtcattttagctGGTGTTGCACAGTTGTGACACCCATTATGCATTTAAATagttggtgcaatagttttgtctgaattctTGTaaagttcacagaattttattgtggaagttgaTTATAACAAGTGAGACTAATGTTCTGTCCTGTGCATCAGACAAgtttttcaaactgcttgtatggcttttttcctaactttatattgaactacgcAGTAGTGAGGCACAACAgatactacatacatgtcacacttgttcattgTTCTGACCACTATTTATGGGGATAACGTAACTcattttatcaaaatgtcccgGGCATCACATAAAGACTCATCCTTTTGTAGAATTTCAGGCTATGTTACAAATATGGAACTGTCTCActgtttaaattaataatttcttTGCTATGACCATATTTTATCTACAAATCCTGTGTATAGTGTTAGTGGTATTCATAGTTCAAGGTTAGGGTGTACCTATTTGATACGATGTAACTTGAGTGTTACAGAGAGGCTTACATGttcaaaaggcaaaaaaatagCCAATATTAACATGATTGTTTCATCCACACACAATGtagtttcattaaaaatgttgaatttattttCTCAAATATGACCCCTGATTGTCCATCACAGAAAAGGTCTGGTAACATCAGGATGCATGTATGAGATAATGGATGCAAGCTGAGTGAATGTAATAACATTTTACTTTGGTGAAACAAATCAAATTGTGATTTTTCTACATCACAATTTGATTTGCGATGTCAAGCTTCACTaagtaatatattttaaatgtattcaagAATTACTGCATGAGGTACCATCAAAATATTAACCCACTTGTTCTTCTTTGAAACTGCATGCACTTCACATAATTTAAATTGAATTGCGCTTTTATGTCTCCCGTTTTCCCACTTAAGTTGGGGATAGCATCTGCTAAGTCAACAAAATATGGGGTAAAgttgtataatgtatatataaaacattgcTTTTTAGAACCTTTTCTGGTTCCAAAATTGTTCAAATTTCACACTTAAAATGTTCGTTTTCTTGTAATATTCTTATGGGAATCCCTTAATTTTGTAGTCTTGGTGTAGTATTTGAGTGCTGAAATTTGTAGAAATGTTGGTGGAATACTtttattcatgaatttatttaaaaaattaattcagctatttttttcatgtaatttaTTTGAACcttcatgaaatgaaatgtaccTTAATTAAAATACCATGTCAATAGTGAAGTAATGGTAGTAGCCCTTTACAGAGGGTCAGTTGCCAACCCTGATCACAGATTAGCACTGTTTAGATCAATCAGATCGCTATACACAATATCACTATTTGCCATACAGTCCTCAGTGCTAGAAATCATTGTCTGCATCAGATCGTGATCATTATATTTTTAGCTTTACCCTTTGAGTTGGACGTTTAATGTCTCTTGTGAGCGGTTTACTTTCATGCTTCAAGATTTACCCTTTTTCACTCATTGATGACAGAAACTCAGGATATTTGACAATTTGATGTCCTCCTTGTAGATGTTGGTTGGGAGAACAGACCacattgaaagtgaatgtgattttGTCATCGTGAGGACACAACatagcacagaacacagtgcactcaacaaaatgtgtcctgtgcacaAATGTGTGCCTTTGTGACCAGTGGGCATCTGTGAataagatttgaacctgcaaccttccgttACTGTTCTGTTGAGTCTGCGTCCATAGCTGGTGGAAACAGAAATAATGGGCAAGTGTAAGGATTTAAGTGACTTTGACAAGACCCAAATTGTGGTGTCTAGGTGGCTGGATCAGAGCATCTCCAAAGCTGCAACTCTTCTAGGAGTGTTTTTGCTCTGCCTTGGTCAGGATATAACAATAGTGATCCAAGGAAGAAAAATTGTTTGCAGAGTCATGGGTGGCCACGGCTCATTTAGTCATGTGTCTGATCCAATAGAAGAGCTACTGCTGCTTGTGGTCCTAAAAAGATTGTTCATATAGATAGGTATGAGAATACAAAATGGTTTGCAGTTTCATCACATGGGACTGCATAGCTGCCAGGAGCCCTGTCAGGGTGCTGGTGCAGATTTGTGTCCTTTGCCAAAAGTTCCTACAGTGGGCATCAAAACTGGACCACAATGGAAGAAGGTGATGGAAGAATGTgacctggtctgatgaatcataTTTCCTAAGACGTCATATGGATTACTGACAGTGTGTGCATAGCTTACCTGGGGAAGCAATGGCACCATGATGCTCTCTGGCATCATTTGGATTTTACggtgtcattttcatttttactttgaCATATATTACTGTCCAAATACGCTCTTTTCCCTTGACATTGCAAAAAGCGTAATGGTTTGAGGAATACAGAAAGGAGTTCAAAGCGTTGTCTTGGCCTCatttctccagatctcaatttAATCAAGCTTGAGTAGGATGTGATCATTAAATGAAAGTGATCTGGAACTGACTGCTTGGTGCTAGATACCACCTCATACCTCGACCCCTCTAGTGGCTGTTTTGATCATAAAAAGGGGACACGCTCAATATTTTGGCAGATTTTTCTGTGTATATAACAAGCTCCCTGTAATCATATGTGTTGAGATGAAGTTATAATTTTCAAGTGAAAATTATTAAACactcaagtgattgtcattgcgaaacactgctgcacagcacacggtgcacacaaccaaaAAACACAACCAAATTTAATCAATCATCTTTGTGACTAGTTGGCTGCAATGACCGGCACCCGGGAAGCTTCCGATTATGGGCCTGCTAGGCCGAACGCTGCCCCTTTAATCACCTTTAAACCTGGAATCACCTTAATTCTATTATACATTAATTGTATAATACATTTGTTTGTTGCTTTctttgctttattattatttatggccataaataataataaagcatagATCTCAACATGACACCATGGGAAGTGAATGATTCTTATTGCAGTAGCAAGGTGTCTGGTGGTATGTCAGTTATGGATTCATATTCCATCATTAAATGTTCTGTAGTGAAGGAGACTATAAAACAAACCATGTCTGCTAGGACTGGGTGATAtagcaaataaaaaattatcaCAATATACTTTCCCATAATGAACTGTTTTCTATCAAAGACAAGGCAAAGACAATCATAAACAGTtatataataaacagtttattaacatatgaaaCCATTATATTCACTGCCCTTCTTGTCTCTGTTTTTAGCCATTTTGCTCTTTACCT
This genomic stretch from Denticeps clupeoides chromosome 5, fDenClu1.1, whole genome shotgun sequence harbors:
- the orc4 gene encoding origin recognition complex subunit 4 yields the protein MSKRKSRETHMLLGECLSQAQKILRRRFCHQDVPAMPAGLDSQHKHLLELLRRTAVHGESNSVLIVGPRGSGKTMLLSYVLRELLEEKDVNKNVLQVHLNGLLQTDDRIALKEITRQLNLENVVGDKVFGSFAENLAFLLEALKKGNRSSSRPVFFILDEFDLFAHHKNQTLLYNLLDVSQSAQAPVAVVGLTCRLDVLELLEKRVKSRFSHRQIHLLSALTFRQYLEVVCTQLSLPSDFPDSRFSEEWNNSVRKLTEDKSVEDVLQKHFNISKDFRSLHVLLLLALSRVTTSSPAIQPTDLVEARRLCAADYKANILHGLSILELCLIIAMKHLNEIYEGEPFNFQMVYNEFKKFISRKSRSIHNFEKPVVMKAFEHLQQLELVKPMEASTTKIQREYQLMKLLLDHSQIMESLQRYPQCPTDVKQWAASAFA